In a single window of the Littorina saxatilis isolate snail1 linkage group LG5, US_GU_Lsax_2.0, whole genome shotgun sequence genome:
- the LOC138966651 gene encoding uncharacterized protein yields the protein MISFIITGGVLFAFSSLASGQMCSPNPCQNEGDCVPLHDENKFKCNCLFGFSGETCEIPSRCTFKHIVHGVNDTADIDIVKLSGLNLTDIDACKQKCHDTAGCRAVEVKLGGCNVYRQVPLTVPDIVVMTSEKERVFAIRRCFKRKTSSSTATSKKNENSKKDASASDEKPKSTSRDEKTSPQKDKSTRKPDDAHTEL from the exons ATGATTTCTTTCATCATAACGGGAGgagttttgtttgctttttcgtCGCTGGCATCAG GTCAGATGTGTTCTCCCAACCCTTGTCAGAATGAAGGAGATTGTGTTCCGTTACACGACGAAAACAAGTTTAAATGCAACTGTCTCTTTGGATTCTCTGGCGAGACTTGTGAAATAC CCAGCAGGTGCACGTTCAAGCACATCGTGCATGGCGTGAATGACACGGCGGACATCGACATCGTCAAACTGTCAGGCCTCAACCTCACCGACATCGACGCGTGCAAACAGAAATGTCACGACACGGCTGGCTGCAGGGCGGTGGAAGTCAAG CTAGGCGGATGCAACGTGTACCGTCAGGTCCCCCTCACCGTCCCAGACATCGTGGTCATGACGTCAGAAAAGGAACGGGTCTTTGCCATCCGGAGATGCTTCAAGAGGAAGACTTCATCATCAACCGCCACGTCCAAGAAGAATGAGAACTCTAAGAAAGACGCTTCTGCTTCCGATGAAAAGCCTAAATCTACTTCAAGGGACGAGAAAACATCTCCGCAAAAAGACAAATCAACGAGAAAACCGGATGACGCTCAC ACCGAACTGTGA
- the LOC138966653 gene encoding zinc finger protein 501-like encodes MKCSRSNITTQNFEKDTAPTKTESVTVSSPHNEELTSSSTKEFALQDSQSQETVQQVCEGNPSHVHNAKYFKHNPRSKRHRKVNAGSKSEVQLLPVKKTEKKQKEIKISKVHQCPICNSSFTCAASQRIHLRLHTGEKPYVCSDCNAAFSDHSALRRHKRIHSGSKPFTCDECGESFARSFTLTVHLRRHSGEKPYQCQHCGMSFSQSANLKKHIRVHTGDKPYQCDMCPAAFAQGHALKSHLTVHQDDKPYMCQECGDIFSRPQYLQKHMKTHDHTRSYLCHYCPATFRTQESLRYHTESHVGDKTYPCEECAQVFHRRDHYKVHKFRVHRNVKYPCSLCQAVYNRSDHLKRHKSKAHP; translated from the exons ATGAAATGTTCAAGGAGCAACATCACCACCCAGAACTTTGAAAAAGACACAGCTCCCACAAAAACTGAGAGTGTTACTGTTAGTTCTCCACATAATGAGGAATTAACTTCTAGTTCTACAAAGGAATTTGCTTTGCAAGACTCACAGTCACAGGAAACAGTTCAGCAAGTGTGTGAAGGAAATCCATCTCACGTGCACAATGCCAAATATTTCAAGCATAATCCCAGAAGTAAGAGACACAGAAAAGTCAACGCAGGATCCAAGTCAGAAGTGCAGCTGTTACCTgtgaagaagacagagaagaaacagaaagagatcAAAATATCCAAGGTGCATCAATGTCCCATCTGCAACTCTAGTTTTACCTGTGCAGCCAGTCAGAGGATACATTTaag ACTACACACAGGCGAAAAGCCCTATGTGTGCAGCGACTGCAACGCAGCATTCTCCGACCACTCAGCCCTCCGGCGCCACAAGAGAATCCACAGTGGCAGCAAGCCCTTCACCTGTGATGAGTGTGGGGAGTCCTTCGCACGGTCCTTCACACTCACTGTTCACCTGCGCAGACACAG TGGTGAGAAACCATACCAGTGCCAGCATTGTGGGATGTCTTTCTCGCAGTCTGCCAATTTGAAGAAGCACATTCGAGTTCACACAGGTGACAAACCGTATCAGTGTGACATGTGCCCTGCTGCATTTGCACAAG GGCATGCTCTCAAGTCTCACCTGACCGTGCACCAGGACGACAAGCCCTACATGTGCCAGGAGTGCGGCGATATCTTCTCCAGACCCCAGTACCTCCAGAAGCACATGAAGACCCACGACCACACCAGGTCCTACCTCTGCCACTACTGTCCTGCAACCTTCCGCACCCAGGAGAGTCTCCGCTATCACACGGAGAGTCACGTCGGTGACAAGACTTACCCGTGTGAGGAGTGCGCGCAGGTCTTTCACCGGAGGGACCACTACAAAGTGCACAAGTTTCGCGTGCACAGGAATGTCAAGTATCCGTGCAGCCTGTGCCAGGCTGTTTACAACCGCTCTGATCACTTGAAGAGGCATAAGAGTAAGGCTCACCCCTGA